In Haloarcula limicola, the genomic stretch CGATGGCGCTATACCGGCCGCGACCGGATGACGTTCGAACAGGAGGTGACGACGGACGGACCGGGCGCGGCGGGCGACCAGATCGTCTACCTCGGCGAGGTCGAGACCTTCCGACGCGAGGCCAGCGACCAGACGTTCCGTCTTGTCGTCCCCGAGCGAGCGGACCTCGCCGAGTCGCCCGAGGAGATACTCGACTCGCTGGCCGCGGCGTCGGACTCGCTCCGGGTCGGCGACCGCGACGCGGAGGTGTTCGTCGTCGCCGCGCCGACCGACGGCGTCGACTGGGGCGTCCGCGGGCTCGAACGGGGCGGGTCGGACATCTGGGTACAGGACGACGAGCCGCTCGATACGCCCGAGAGCGTCTGGCTCCACGAGTACACGCACACGAGACAGTCCTTCAAAACCACCCAGCGAACCCGCTGGCTCACCGAGGGGACGGCGGTGTACTACGCGGCGTTCCTCTCGCTCGAACAGGACCGCATCGACTTCGACGCGTTCCGGGACGCGCTCGACGACGGCGAGCGCTCGGTCTACGACTCCGTGGTGTTGGCCGAGCCGGCCACGTGGGAGGACAACGCGAACTACGTCAAGGGGTCGCTGGCGGCCGGTCGCATCGACGAGGAGATCCGCGTCCAGACGGCGAGCGAGGCGACGTTCCAGGGAACCGTCCGAGAGCTGAACGGGATGAACCAACCGGTGACGCAGGCGGACCTGCTCACCGCCGTCGAGCGGACCGCCGGCAACGCCTCGCGGGCGAAAGCGTCGGCGTACACCGAGACGCCCGCCGATCTGCAGATGTGGAACCAGAGCGTCCACGCCCGCGTCTTCGGTCAGTTGCCCGCCAGGATCAGCTACTCGCTGCCGTCGGACAGCGAGTCGGGGACTTACCGGGTGAGCGGCCCGTATCGGTCCGCGAACGTCACGGAGACGAGTCCGATACGGCTGGCGACGGGCGAGACGCTCACCGTCGAGGCCCTGGTGAGCAACGCCGGCGGCACCGAGGGAACCTACAACGCGACGCTCGACATCAACGGGACCGCCGTCACGACCGAGCGCGGACGCATCGAGCCCGGCGAGGAGCTGGTGGTGCCGCTGTCGCACACGTTCGCGACGCCGGGCCGTTACACCGCCAGCATCGACGGGGCCAACGTCACCGTCGTCGTCGAGCGACCGGCCCGGACGCGGGTGACGGACGTGCAGGTCAGTTCCGAGACGCTCACGCGGGGCGATTCGGTCGTCGTGACCGCGACGGTCGTCAACGACGCCGAGGTCCCGGCGACCGGGACCGTCGTCTTCACGCGGGACTATCAGGCCGTCGCCACGCGGGAGGTCTCGCTCCCGCCGGAGAACACGACGCGAGTCGCCAGCGGGGTCCCGCTTCCCGAGGCCGGCAGCGTGGTCGTCTCGGCGGGCGGCGCGAACCCGGTCCGGATCACCGTCATGCCCTCGAACGGGTCGATGGCGACGCGCACGCCGACCGGTGAAACGGCGACGCCGAATCGATCGACGGGAACGGCGACGCCGGATCGGTCGGCAGGGACGACGGCGGCCGACGGCCCCGGCTTCACCGTCGTCGGGACGCTGCTCGCGGCGCTCCTCACCGCGTTCGCGGCCGGCCGTCGTCGGGCCTGACCGAAATAGCTCGCTCCTCGACGGGGCCACCGATTAGTACCACGGCGTAGTACGTCTCGCTATGGCAGACCTCGGCAAAGTAGACCGCGAGTTCTTCGACGAGTACATCTACCCGAACCTCGGCGCCGACCGCGAGGACGTGACGCTCGGCCCGCAGCACGGCGTCGATTTCGGCGTCATCGACGTGGGCGACCGAGCGGTCGCGATGGCGACCGACCCCGTCTTCGTGATGCCCTCGCTGGGCTTCGAACGGGCCGCGTGGTTCGCCTTCCACATCCTGCTGAGCGACGTGGCCGTCTCGGGGCTCGCGCCGACGCACCTCTCTATCGACTTCAACCTCCCGCCGGAGATCACGGACGAGGAGTTCCGAACCGTCTGGGAGACGTTCGACGCGGAGGCCCGCGAGTTCGGCGTCTCCGTCGTCACCGGCCACACCGGCCGCTACGCCGGGTGTAACTACCCGATGGTCGGCGGCGCGACGAGCGTCTCGGTCGGGTCGTTCGACGAGTTGGTGCGCCCCGACGGCGCGCGGGTCGGCGACCGCGTCGTGATAACGAAGGGACCGGCCATCGAGGCGACCGGCCTGCTCTCGATTCAGTTCGAGTCGCTCATGGAAGGGGAACTGGACGGCGACGCTATCTCGGACGCCACCGACCGGTTCTACGACATGAGCCCCGTCAGGGACGCGCTGACGGCCGCCGCGGCCGGGCCGGTGAACGCGATGCACGACGCCACCGAATGCGGCATCTACGGCGGCCTCTACGAGATGGCGCGGGCCGCGGGCGTCGGCATCGAGTTAGAGACCGAGCGGGTGCCGATGCAACCGGGCGTCCGCGAAGCCTGCGACTTCTTCGGTATCGACCCGTGGATCTCCATCAGCGAGGGGACGCTGCTGGCGGCCGTCGACCCCGACGGCGTCGAGGACGTGCTGGCCGCGCTCGAATCGGAGGGAATCCCCGCGGCCGACGCTGGCGAAGTCACCGAGGAAAGCGGATTGGTCGTCGACGGCGAACCCACGGACCACCCCGGGGTCGACCCCTTCTGGGGGACCTTCGAGGAGTACATGGGAAAGCTACAGGAGTGAGTTACGCGCTCGTTCGTTCCGACGAGGGGCCTACTTCGACGGCATAGCTGGACTGGAGCCACGCCTCCGGGTTCTGCGTGTCGTAGACGACGGTGTCGCCGCCGCCGGTGGTGAAGGTGCCGTACTGCTCGGTCGCGTCGTCGGAATCGTTCGATGCCGGTTCCATCGTACACCGGTTTTCAGTGGGTTCGAACACATAAGCGTTTCCCAGGAATGCTTAAGAGTATTATTAGCATACTAGGACAGCGCCCGGATTGCCGGTTTGTCCGTCCCGTCTCCGTCTTCGCCTCCCGACAGAGCGGCGATCCCCGCGAGACCAGCACCGCTTTGGGGCCGCCGGTCGACGGCACGCGTATGCCACGAGCGGACGCACCGGTTTCGCCGCCGGTCGTGCTCACCATCGCGGGCAGCGATTCCGGCGGCGGAGCCGGGATTCAGGCCGATCTGAAGACCATCGAGGCCGGCGGCGCGTTCGGGACGAGCGCCGTCACGAGTGTCACGGCACAGAACACGACCGGCGTGCGGGGCCAGCATCTCCTGCCGACCGAGGAGATCGAGGCCCAGATTCGGGCTGTCCGCGAGGACTTCGAGGTCGCCGCCGTCAAGACCGGGATGCTCGCCGCCAGCGAGGTCGTCGACCTCGTGGTCGAGGCCGCCGCCGACCTCCCGAACCTCGTCGTCGACCCGGTGATGGTCGCCACGTCCGGCGACCGGCTACTCGAACCAGAAGCCGAAGCCGCCTACGAGCGGCTCGTCGCCGAGGCGGCGCTCGTCACGCCCAACGCCGACGAGGCCGAGGTGTTGACCGACCGCGAGATCGCGGATCCCGACGACGCCGAGGCGGCGGGGCGGGACCTCGTCGAGATGGGAGCCGACGCGGCGCTCGTCAAGGGCGGGCACGTCCCCGGCGACGAGATCGTCGACACGCTCGTCACCGCCGACTCGGTGACGACGTTCCGCCACGACCGGGTCGACACCGAGGCGACCCACGGGTCGGGGTGTACGCTCTCCTCGGCCGTCGCGACGCGACTGGCCCACGGTGACGACCTCACCGCGGCCGTCGGCAGCGGCATCGACCTGCTCTCGCGGGCGGTGCGGTACAACCTCGACGTGGGCGAGGGGCCGGGCGCGGTCCACCACATGGTCGAGGTCCGCAACGAGGCCGCCCGCCACGAGACGAGCGAAGCCGTCGAGGGAATCGTCTCGGCGCTCGCGGAGGGCGGGGCCGCACCGCTGCTTCCCGAAAGCGGTGCCGCCGTCGCCGGCGCGACGCCCTACGCCGAGACGCCCGGCGAGGTCGCGGGTGTCGAGGGCGTGCCGCCGGAGTCAGCGGGCGACGGCCGCTCGAACCGCTGCGTGCGTTTCGGCGCGTCAGCGGCCCTCGGGGCGCGCCTGTTGGCCGCCCGCGAGTGCGACTCCGAACTCCGGTTCGCGGTCACCTGGCGAGCGAGCGAGCGCGTCGAATCGGCCCTCGAAACCCTCGACTGGTCGGTCGCGACGGTCGACGCCGCGGACCGTCCGGGGGACGTACCGGAAGACGAGACTGCCACGTGGAGCGTTTCGCGAGCGTTCGAGACGAGCGGGGAGTCGCCGGTCGCGCTCGTCGCTCGCGACGAGGGCGTCGCCGAGGAGGTCACTCTTTTCGCGCCGTCTGTCGAGGGGCTACTGGACCGGGTCGAGCGACTGACCGACGCGGTCGAGAACTGAGCGGGGTTCGGAACTGCGAGCGGCGACGCTACAGGTCCGATTTGAGTCGGACCTCGTCGTCGTCGATGCTCGCCACCTGCGAGGAGTCTAGTTTGTAATCGTCGTCGTCGACGTTCTCCCAGCCGAGCGTCGACATGATCTTATCCGTGATCCCCGGGTCCGGGTCGACGTACGCCGCGCCGCCGCGGAACCCCGAGATGACGCCGACCTCGTCGCCGCGGTTGTTCACGACCCGCTTGCCCTCGTCCTCTTCGGTGAGGTTCGTTCGTGCCATTGCAGTAACTCGTGTCCAGAGAGACGGCATTGTTATATTGGCGCAACCGCGGGCCGAGCGGAGACGAATTGCACCTACTGCTCGATAAGAAGACGTTACAGCGGCGAAAAATCGCGTTCGCGCCCGTCTCGGCGGCGTCAGTCGTTCCGATACTCCTTGCGGAAGCCCCGGAACTCAGTCCGGTGGGCCTCCTCGTCGGCGAGGATGGTCACCGCGAGGTCCTCGGTGACCGGGTCGTCGGCCGCCTCGGCGGCGTCGACGAGGTCGCGGTACGTCTGGATGGCGTCGTTCTCGGCGTCGAGGACGCCCTCGATGACCGCCAGCACGTCGGTGGTGTTCTCCGGCGGCTGCAGGGAGTCCTGCCGAGCGACGAACTCCGAGGACCCCGGTATCTGGGCGTCGAGTTGTTTGAGCCGCTGTCCGAGCTGTTCGGCGTGGCCGAGTTCCTCCTGGATGTCCTCCCGGAGACTCTGTTTTA encodes the following:
- a CDS encoding ferritin-like domain-containing protein; this encodes MADDTVIDLLRQAYGDEMETVMNYQTNAIALDGVRAEEIKQSLREDIQEELGHAEQLGQRLKQLDAQIPGSSEFVARQDSLQPPENTTDVLAVIEGVLDAENDAIQTYRDLVDAAEAADDPVTEDLAVTILADEEAHRTEFRGFRKEYRND
- a CDS encoding PRC-barrel domain containing protein, with the protein product MARTNLTEEDEGKRVVNNRGDEVGVISGFRGGAAYVDPDPGITDKIMSTLGWENVDDDDYKLDSSQVASIDDDEVRLKSDL
- a CDS encoding DUF7331 family protein; its protein translation is MEPASNDSDDATEQYGTFTTGGGDTVVYDTQNPEAWLQSSYAVEVGPSSERTSA
- the thiD gene encoding bifunctional hydroxymethylpyrimidine kinase/phosphomethylpyrimidine kinase codes for the protein MPRADAPVSPPVVLTIAGSDSGGGAGIQADLKTIEAGGAFGTSAVTSVTAQNTTGVRGQHLLPTEEIEAQIRAVREDFEVAAVKTGMLAASEVVDLVVEAAADLPNLVVDPVMVATSGDRLLEPEAEAAYERLVAEAALVTPNADEAEVLTDREIADPDDAEAAGRDLVEMGADAALVKGGHVPGDEIVDTLVTADSVTTFRHDRVDTEATHGSGCTLSSAVATRLAHGDDLTAAVGSGIDLLSRAVRYNLDVGEGPGAVHHMVEVRNEAARHETSEAVEGIVSALAEGGAAPLLPESGAAVAGATPYAETPGEVAGVEGVPPESAGDGRSNRCVRFGASAALGARLLAARECDSELRFAVTWRASERVESALETLDWSVATVDAADRPGDVPEDETATWSVSRAFETSGESPVALVARDEGVAEEVTLFAPSVEGLLDRVERLTDAVEN
- a CDS encoding peptidase; translated protein: MRVAQRGWAAVAVAILLVLTSVGSAAGTADATGRAPPAETSSLVRPQGQPTIASGQVFQVADDDSINQTQTYSLTPDRPGEVAVTLTYEIPDRVVSLETAVPRNATVRDIGGFNRINETTFVWDEETETATIDYRIDPNETAQKAGIEGSEGRYVAADAGEWALISRSQTPTRWRYTGRDRMTFEQEVTTDGPGAAGDQIVYLGEVETFRREASDQTFRLVVPERADLAESPEEILDSLAAASDSLRVGDRDAEVFVVAAPTDGVDWGVRGLERGGSDIWVQDDEPLDTPESVWLHEYTHTRQSFKTTQRTRWLTEGTAVYYAAFLSLEQDRIDFDAFRDALDDGERSVYDSVVLAEPATWEDNANYVKGSLAAGRIDEEIRVQTASEATFQGTVRELNGMNQPVTQADLLTAVERTAGNASRAKASAYTETPADLQMWNQSVHARVFGQLPARISYSLPSDSESGTYRVSGPYRSANVTETSPIRLATGETLTVEALVSNAGGTEGTYNATLDINGTAVTTERGRIEPGEELVVPLSHTFATPGRYTASIDGANVTVVVERPARTRVTDVQVSSETLTRGDSVVVTATVVNDAEVPATGTVVFTRDYQAVATREVSLPPENTTRVASGVPLPEAGSVVVSAGGANPVRITVMPSNGSMATRTPTGETATPNRSTGTATPDRSAGTTAADGPGFTVVGTLLAALLTAFAAGRRRA
- a CDS encoding AIR synthase family protein, whose translation is MADLGKVDREFFDEYIYPNLGADREDVTLGPQHGVDFGVIDVGDRAVAMATDPVFVMPSLGFERAAWFAFHILLSDVAVSGLAPTHLSIDFNLPPEITDEEFRTVWETFDAEAREFGVSVVTGHTGRYAGCNYPMVGGATSVSVGSFDELVRPDGARVGDRVVITKGPAIEATGLLSIQFESLMEGELDGDAISDATDRFYDMSPVRDALTAAAAGPVNAMHDATECGIYGGLYEMARAAGVGIELETERVPMQPGVREACDFFGIDPWISISEGTLLAAVDPDGVEDVLAALESEGIPAADAGEVTEESGLVVDGEPTDHPGVDPFWGTFEEYMGKLQE